One Nicotiana tomentosiformis chromosome 4, ASM39032v3, whole genome shotgun sequence genomic window carries:
- the LOC104111592 gene encoding branched-chain-amino-acid aminotransferase 2, chloroplastic-like isoform X3, with product MASNHIVSSSQSALNSHSSSPSPTSLQPSTYREYEPEEIDWDNLGFKVMPTDYMFIAKSCLDGNFEAGQLNPFGNIQLSPSAGILNYGQGLIEGTKAYRREDGRIYVFRPQDSAIRMQIGAERLCMPFPSVDQFVDAVKQTALANKRWQIPPAGKGSLYIRPLLMGSGAVLGVAPAPEYTFLVYSCPVGIYLKDGTGALSLYVEEEFHRSALGGAGGIKSITNYAPVMKAMRNAKGKGFTDVLYLDSVNNKYIEEASSSNIFLVKVEERMIEAEELITADEVFCTGTALGVAAVGSVTYKGKRIEYKISSETISQQLNSRLVGIQRGTIEDKRNWIVEVK from the exons ATGGCTTCTAACCATATTGTCTCTTCCTCTCAATCTGCTCTCAATTCCCACTCCTCTTCACCATCTCCAACTTCTTTACAACCTTCTACTTACAG GGAATATGAGCCTGAGGAGATTGATTGGGATAATTTGGGATTCAAGGTTATGCCAACTGATTATATGTTTATAGCCAAAAGCTGTTTGGATGGAAATTTTGAAGCAGGCCAACTAAATCCTTTTGGAAATATTCAATTGAGCCCCTCTGCTGGAATCTTGAACTATGGACAG GGTTTAATTGAAGGCACAAAAGCCTATAGAAGAGAAGACGGACGCATTTATGTATTCCGTCCGCAAGATAGCGCAATTCGAATGCAGATTGGCGCTGAAAGATTGTGTATGCCTTTTCCATCTGTAGACCAATTTGTGGATGCTGTTAAGCAAACAGCTTTGGCCAATAAACGTTGG CAGATTCCTCCAGCCGGGAAAGGGTCACTTTATATTAGACCTCTGCTTATGGGAAGTGGAGCTGTACTTGGAGTTGCTCCTGCACCTGAATACACATTCCTTGTCTATTCTTGTCCTGTTGGAATCTATTTGAAG GATGGAACAGGAGCACTCTCTTTATATGTTGAGGAAGAATTTCATCGTTCAGCCTTGGGTGGAGCTGGTGGAATCAAAAGCATTACTAATTATGCCCCG GTGATGAAAGCCATGAGAAATGCAAAAGGGAAAGGATTCACTGATGTATTATACCTtgattcagtaaataacaaatATATTGAAGAGGCCTCTTCCTCTAATATTTTTCTAGTCAAG GTTGAAGAACGCATGATTGAAGCAGAGGAATTGATTACAGCTGATGAAGTATTCTGTACAGGAACTGCACTTGGTGTTGCTGCTGTAGGAAGTGTTACTTACAAGGGTAAACG GATTGAATATAAGATAAGTTCAGAAACGATAAGCCAGCAATTGAACTCGAGGCTAGTGGGGATTCAAAGAGGCACTATTGAGGATAAGAGGAATTGGATTGTTGAGGTTAAATGA
- the LOC104111592 gene encoding branched-chain-amino-acid aminotransferase 2, chloroplastic-like isoform X1, translating to MASNHIVSSSQSALNSHSSSPSPTSLQPSTYREYEPEEIDWDNLGFKVMPTDYMFIAKSCLDGNFEAGQLNPFGNIQLSPSAGILNYGQGLIEGTKAYRREDGRIYVFRPQDSAIRMQIGAERLCMPFPSVDQFVDAVKQTALANKRWQIPPAGKGSLYIRPLLMGSGAVLGVAPAPEYTFLVYSCPVGIYLKDGTGALSLYVEEEFHRSALGGAGGIKSITNYAPVMKAMRNAKGKGFTDVLYLDSVNNKYIEEASSSNIFLVKGKVISTPKANGTILEGVTKKSVIDIAHDLGYQVEERMIEAEELITADEVFCTGTALGVAAVGSVTYKGKRIEYKISSETISQQLNSRLVGIQRGTIEDKRNWIVEVK from the exons ATGGCTTCTAACCATATTGTCTCTTCCTCTCAATCTGCTCTCAATTCCCACTCCTCTTCACCATCTCCAACTTCTTTACAACCTTCTACTTACAG GGAATATGAGCCTGAGGAGATTGATTGGGATAATTTGGGATTCAAGGTTATGCCAACTGATTATATGTTTATAGCCAAAAGCTGTTTGGATGGAAATTTTGAAGCAGGCCAACTAAATCCTTTTGGAAATATTCAATTGAGCCCCTCTGCTGGAATCTTGAACTATGGACAG GGTTTAATTGAAGGCACAAAAGCCTATAGAAGAGAAGACGGACGCATTTATGTATTCCGTCCGCAAGATAGCGCAATTCGAATGCAGATTGGCGCTGAAAGATTGTGTATGCCTTTTCCATCTGTAGACCAATTTGTGGATGCTGTTAAGCAAACAGCTTTGGCCAATAAACGTTGG CAGATTCCTCCAGCCGGGAAAGGGTCACTTTATATTAGACCTCTGCTTATGGGAAGTGGAGCTGTACTTGGAGTTGCTCCTGCACCTGAATACACATTCCTTGTCTATTCTTGTCCTGTTGGAATCTATTTGAAG GATGGAACAGGAGCACTCTCTTTATATGTTGAGGAAGAATTTCATCGTTCAGCCTTGGGTGGAGCTGGTGGAATCAAAAGCATTACTAATTATGCCCCG GTGATGAAAGCCATGAGAAATGCAAAAGGGAAAGGATTCACTGATGTATTATACCTtgattcagtaaataacaaatATATTGAAGAGGCCTCTTCCTCTAATATTTTTCTAGTCAAG GGAAAAGTCATTTCAACTCCGAAGGCAAACGGAACCATTCTTGAAGGAGTTACGAAGAAAAGTGTCATAGATATTGCACATGATCTTGGATACCAG GTTGAAGAACGCATGATTGAAGCAGAGGAATTGATTACAGCTGATGAAGTATTCTGTACAGGAACTGCACTTGGTGTTGCTGCTGTAGGAAGTGTTACTTACAAGGGTAAACG GATTGAATATAAGATAAGTTCAGAAACGATAAGCCAGCAATTGAACTCGAGGCTAGTGGGGATTCAAAGAGGCACTATTGAGGATAAGAGGAATTGGATTGTTGAGGTTAAATGA
- the LOC104111592 gene encoding branched-chain-amino-acid aminotransferase 2, chloroplastic-like isoform X2, whose amino-acid sequence MASNHIVSSSQSALNSHSSSPSPTSLQPSTYREYEPEEIDWDNLGFKVMPTDYMFIAKSCLDGNFEAGQLNPFGNIQLSPSAGILNYGQGLIEGTKAYRREDGRIYVFRPQDSAIRMQIGAERLCMPFPSVDQFVDAVKQTALANKRWIPPAGKGSLYIRPLLMGSGAVLGVAPAPEYTFLVYSCPVGIYLKDGTGALSLYVEEEFHRSALGGAGGIKSITNYAPVMKAMRNAKGKGFTDVLYLDSVNNKYIEEASSSNIFLVKGKVISTPKANGTILEGVTKKSVIDIAHDLGYQVEERMIEAEELITADEVFCTGTALGVAAVGSVTYKGKRIEYKISSETISQQLNSRLVGIQRGTIEDKRNWIVEVK is encoded by the exons ATGGCTTCTAACCATATTGTCTCTTCCTCTCAATCTGCTCTCAATTCCCACTCCTCTTCACCATCTCCAACTTCTTTACAACCTTCTACTTACAG GGAATATGAGCCTGAGGAGATTGATTGGGATAATTTGGGATTCAAGGTTATGCCAACTGATTATATGTTTATAGCCAAAAGCTGTTTGGATGGAAATTTTGAAGCAGGCCAACTAAATCCTTTTGGAAATATTCAATTGAGCCCCTCTGCTGGAATCTTGAACTATGGACAG GGTTTAATTGAAGGCACAAAAGCCTATAGAAGAGAAGACGGACGCATTTATGTATTCCGTCCGCAAGATAGCGCAATTCGAATGCAGATTGGCGCTGAAAGATTGTGTATGCCTTTTCCATCTGTAGACCAATTTGTGGATGCTGTTAAGCAAACAGCTTTGGCCAATAAACGTTGG ATTCCTCCAGCCGGGAAAGGGTCACTTTATATTAGACCTCTGCTTATGGGAAGTGGAGCTGTACTTGGAGTTGCTCCTGCACCTGAATACACATTCCTTGTCTATTCTTGTCCTGTTGGAATCTATTTGAAG GATGGAACAGGAGCACTCTCTTTATATGTTGAGGAAGAATTTCATCGTTCAGCCTTGGGTGGAGCTGGTGGAATCAAAAGCATTACTAATTATGCCCCG GTGATGAAAGCCATGAGAAATGCAAAAGGGAAAGGATTCACTGATGTATTATACCTtgattcagtaaataacaaatATATTGAAGAGGCCTCTTCCTCTAATATTTTTCTAGTCAAG GGAAAAGTCATTTCAACTCCGAAGGCAAACGGAACCATTCTTGAAGGAGTTACGAAGAAAAGTGTCATAGATATTGCACATGATCTTGGATACCAG GTTGAAGAACGCATGATTGAAGCAGAGGAATTGATTACAGCTGATGAAGTATTCTGTACAGGAACTGCACTTGGTGTTGCTGCTGTAGGAAGTGTTACTTACAAGGGTAAACG GATTGAATATAAGATAAGTTCAGAAACGATAAGCCAGCAATTGAACTCGAGGCTAGTGGGGATTCAAAGAGGCACTATTGAGGATAAGAGGAATTGGATTGTTGAGGTTAAATGA